Below is a window of Vulpes vulpes isolate BD-2025 chromosome 5, VulVul3, whole genome shotgun sequence DNA.
ggaaagcaaaatggATGGCCATTTGAGAAGATGGTTtttcagtttcttacaaaactaaacatgtcCTTACTGTAcaatccagcaatctcactcctTGGCTTTGACCCAAAGGAGATGAAAACTTATACCCATATAAAAACCTGCTCATGGATGTTTAACAGCAGCTTTATTAATAATTGTCAAAACAGTTGGGagcagccaagatgtccttcaataggttaGGATAGATAAAGTGCAACATCAGACAGTGGGGTACATTTCAGTGCAAAAAGAAATAAGGTATAGGCCATGAAATGATGGGGAAGAACTTTTCAATGTTCTCTCCATGGTCCATAGCATTCAGCTTAAACACAATTATGAGACTCTTCTCGATCTTCCCTATCACTAATTTTTCATTTCGTATTTTACTACACAGACTTTTACAAGCTCAGTGTCCAGCTTAGAACCCAACACACAGGAGTGGCTCAATAATTAGTTATTGAGTGAATAGCTATAACCATATTGAAATAATTAGGTTTTCCGCATACACTTTTTCACCCCCTGGCATTTGTTATGCATCTTTTCCTAAGAATACTCTCAGCCTAACATAGGCCTTTCACTCTGATGattccccttcatccatttttgaTGTCTTTTCATCTAGGAAATCTTCCTGACTCCCGATCTTTGCTGTGTGTCCCCCAAACATGCTTTCCCAGCACCCTGTGCTGCCACTACCTTACCATTTATTAACAGGATGTTGTCACTTTCTGCTCCTCTCTGGGTATTTCTCCGTGGGTTCTAAGCTCTGTGAAGGCAAGACCCAGGTTCCTCTCAATTCGTCATTGAAGGCCCAGCAACCATCAATGTCTTTGATATATTCTTTGGACGTAAGAAACTTCTCTTGATGAATGAGAGAGGGATACATtaccaaatataaataaatggaatatatttattcTGAAATTGTTTTGCGTGTAGATGGAGccacatatttttaaacacagcttttcataatgaaatgttACAAGTAAACTAATTAACAGAGTGCAATGACGTGAACAGCACACATTTATAAGATGAGGAAATCTTGTTGAGAGCATGGTGAATATCAAGGTAAGCTCTTTGCTCCTTCACTGAGAATCtccatttcaatttctttctcattACACAGTTTAAGCAGAAGTTAAAACAAATTGTGGTTTATCGAGGAGATCTAGTTAGAATACTCAAGAGTCTGAATCAGACAAGAGTAGGAAAAAAGTCCCTTGTCTCCAGTACTATTTCTTTGCTCTATAATTTCTTGCCTTTATTCATCTTCCTTTATACCACTATTtactcattcaatatttatttcgcatcagacttatcaaaaaatttttaataattagttAAGTACTCTGTAGAGTGTGACTCTATTTAATGAATAGGAATTCTTCTCAAATAATTAGATGTTGAGTTATTTGAACCCTCATTCGATCTGACAGGTTAGCATCATAAGATGGGTGACATGAGCAATGCAAAATACTTGACATCTaaagggaaatttggaaaattgGGGTAATCTTAATTATCCCTCAGAGGTCAAAAAACTCTTTGTTTCTATGaccccatatttattttttaccatgaTTTATTAGGCAACTTGTATTCATCAAGCCCGGTGTATAAAAATGAGCagaattattaataaaaacattagaaTTTATAGATGGTTAATATATGTATAAGGTTTGTAGCATAGTCTGTAGTTGGGTTTACTCTTTCTTGCACACTTTTCTGCtccactcagtgcagaatctTCTATTATTCGTAgcagtttagtttttttttttttttaacatggtaaGTATTCCTTGCTGAGATTATCCACTGGCAAACGCCAATGTCCTTTTGacctttttctttccattgaatCAATGTTGAACTTCAGGcatatttatttctcatctgaaaaaacTTTTCTACTGCACAATTtcctaatggcatttttcatctGATCATTTCTCAAGGCATAGATTAAGGGATTTAGCATGGGTGTTATCATAGTGTAGAAAACTGCAACTGCTTTATCAATAGATAAAGTAGCTGCAGGTCTCATGTACACAATTATGCAGGGCACAAAGAATAAGACGACCACTGTGATGTGGgagacacaggtggagagagCTTTGCGCCTTGCCTCCAAGCTGTGGTTCCTTAGGGAGCGCAGAATGACCACATAGGAGACCATGAGGAGGAGGAAGTTTAAGGCACAGATGAAACCACTGTTGGCAGCAACAAAGAACCCAAGAGTGTGGGTATCAGTGCAGGCGAGATTGAGCAAAGGATTCAGATCACACATAAAGTGATCTATGACGTTAGGACCACAGAAGGGTAGAGGGATGATAAAGAGGATCTGTATGGCTGCATGAAGAAATCCTCCCACCCACACCACTGCCATGAGCAGGCCACACACCTGTCGATTCATGATGGTCGTGTAATGTagtggcttgcagatggccacatagcggtcataggccatcacagTAAGCAGGATGACATCAGCACCTCCAAAAAAATGTTCCCCAAAGATTTGGGTTACACATGCATTGAATGTGGTGGTCTTCTTTTCACGGAGTGAATCTACAATCAGTTTAGGGTTATTGACAGAAGAATAGCAGGCATCAATGAAGGACAGATAGGCCAGGAAAAAGTACATGGGGGACCCCAATAATGGGCTGGCGGTGATAGCTGCCACGGTGAGCACATTTCCTACCACAGAGATGATGTAGATGatcaaaaacacaacaaatacaATTTTCTGCATCTTTGGATTCTCTGTGAGCCCCAGTAGAACAAACTCTGTCACATTGTTTCTATTCCCCATTATTTCATATTACACTTAATTACATCACCTGAAAAAGAAATCCCTTTTATTATTGCAAACTTGAATTTATTAAGCTTCTTCATCTAGTAAATAATAACAGCCTAGATTCTACTGAGTTGTTTATTCTCCATAAGGTTTTTTGAGACAGAAAATAACTTCTGTGTCCTTGAAGATTACTTAAATTATCTCCTGGGTGAAATTTCTGTTGAGTATAGACATAAGGAAATTTATAAATACACAGGCTGGAGATCATCAGTGTATACTTCATCATCTGAGGTGAGTAAGCCTAACATGAAGTAGTGTAGTGTACACAAGTGACAGGGAAGTAGGTAAAGGGAGGTAGGTTATGATGTAAAGGCTAAGGATGCAAGGTTAAGATATTTTCCCTTTGTCGTTAGGAAATGGGGCACCATGGTGAGACATTGAGAAGATAGGTAGAAAAGTGAAGATAAATTTGAAGAAGGGCAATAGAgctataattttaataaagatcttcgggcagctctggtggcgcagcggtttagcgcagcctgcagcccagggtgtggtcctggagacccgggatcgagtcccacatcaggcttgttgcatggagcctgcttctctttctgcctgtgtctctgcctctctctctctctctctctctgtgcctctatgaataaataaataaaaatctttaaaaaaaaaaaagatcttcatgTGTCTTGGGAGAAGTAGGGTGAAGTTCAGTAAGGGGATGGAAGCCAGAGATAGAAACCCCAGTTAGgagattatttataatagttgatGTAGGAGTAATAGGGCATTGGAGGTGGGTTTTCACTCTCATTATGAGTCTAGATTATTAAAACACATCTCATTGCAAAAGCATGCTGTCTGGTGATGAAGAGTGGAGTCCTACAATTGGTTTCAGTTCcatgattttcaaatgttttcatgtGTCAGCTTAGGTAGATGATATTTACCAAGTATCTTTTGAAGAAATGAGGTGAGGATGGAATACCGCATTACTATGTTTGAAGGGACTGAAGCAATGATTAAAATATAGGGGAAGTAACAATCTTCAAGATAATCAGCAATATTGAAAACTTACCTTACAGACTTAGAAGATCTTAATGATGATTTGGGGTATTGAGAAATAATCCCATCCTCAAACTGATCTCTTCTTAGATAGTAACTTTCAGTAGGAAAGATACGACACACTCAGAAAGAAATTCTTCAAGTAATTTGATATCAAATCAACagtttttaagaaagtatttttataagTCAGAAGCTTCCCTTCTAGCCTATGTCCTCAAAACCTTTTTACAGAACACTTGGGATTtgaatttaaaatggattattttgaaaCACTATGGAGAAATCATCTACAAATGGCTCTGGTCCCATAggcaaaaaagcaagaaatgtgGAGGAAACACCTTCAAATGGCTTATTCTAACCATAATGAATCTTCCTCTGGAAATGTGGTCAACAAAAATCATTTTCACCTTACACTGCATGAATATTTAAAGAGGTTTCTATAAAGGTTCAAGGACCTTGTCTTATAGCTGCTACTTTCTCTCCTAGGAATTAATTATCTCCTCTGATGGAAAGACTTTGTCTTAGAAACCATGCTAAAGAGACATGTTAGACAAACATAAAATTTTGAATAGGGAATTGCATTCCATGAACTTTGAACCCAAGCATGTAACAATCACTTTTTTCTATGCGAACCTGAGTTTCTAAGAAAGCTAAAAGTCAGGTAAATAGAAAAATGGCATGATTCCAGTGTGGGACCTCTGATGTAGTTAACCTGTTGACTCATGTCACAGAGAGAACTTCTGCCTTCTTAGCAATAATAAAACTTTTCTGGAACCTGCTACTGATTGCTTGAAAGCTAAAGCAGTGAGGGCATCAAATCAATGGTAGTCATTTTATAGTTCTTCCCtccaaaagctgtttttttttttttttcccacattcaccaggaggcaggaagtaaatagaaattctaaaaggctctcagttttcttTGGGATTCATGGTTTGGTCAGTACAGAGTACTAGGCAACATTAAAATTGTGGAGAGAGATCACATGAAGGCTCCCAGTTGTTCCACATCTTTGTCACTTGGTACTGTTAGTTATTTCCTTTGAGTCATTCTAGGGGCCATGTGATGATGCattgttgtggttttaatttgctttctttgatGATGTatgatgttgatttttttttatcttattattggccatttgtataccttcctttttttgtacttttg
It encodes the following:
- the LOC140598915 gene encoding olfactory receptor 4C46-like; protein product: MGNRNNVTEFVLLGLTENPKMQKIVFVVFLIIYIISVVGNVLTVAAITASPLLGSPMYFFLAYLSFIDACYSSVNNPKLIVDSLREKKTTTFNACVTQIFGEHFFGGADVILLTVMAYDRYVAICKPLHYTTIMNRQVCGLLMAVVWVGGFLHAAIQILFIIPLPFCGPNVIDHFMCDLNPLLNLACTDTHTLGFFVAANSGFICALNFLLLMVSYVVILRSLRNHSLEARRKALSTCVSHITVVVLFFVPCIIVYMRPAATLSIDKAVAVFYTMITPMLNPLIYALRNDQMKNAIRKLCSRKVFSDEK